The stretch of DNA TCCAGATTTAACTCCTATCACAGGAAGTAAATACTTATCCTTAAATTCTTGGGGTCTTCCCAATCTCTTTCCTTTTGGATTTGCAACTACACTTTTGTTAAAATAAAAACTACCTAAAAAATCAGCCTGAGTTTTAAATTCAACAATTGAATTAAAAAACTCTTCAAAATTCTTCTCAATTTTATTGATGTTTTGTTCTATCTTTTTATCTTTCTCTTCTTTAAAGATATTTTTTAACTCTTCCTTAATTTCATTAAGTTTTTGAGATAAAATATTTCGTATATCGTTTATCATTTCTACAAAATCATTCCAATCTTTATTCGCCTTAATACTAAGAATTTTATTTTGAATTTCATTTTCGCTTTCTTTTACTTTGCTTTCTACTTTCCCTATTTCATTTCTCTCCTCCTCGCTCCCTTTATTCTTAAGATTTTTAACAAAACTTGTCAGCTCTCTTAAAGAAAATCTTTGCATTAAATATAGCTTGGAGACATATTCAAAATAGTAAATTTCAAAATTATCCAATGCTGTTTTTTCTATCTCAACACTTCCATCATCTTTAAATTCAAAAGTATCTCCCTTTCCTGCAAACTCCAGCACCCTCAAAAATCCGACAACTCCTGCGTTATAAAGCCAGTTGGATGGATATAAAATTATTTTGTTTTGCTGCATATCTTTCACACCCTGTTTAGGTTCCCTTGTATAAATCAACCATTCCAAATCCTTCCCCTCTCCTTGAGCCTAACCCAGCTTTATTTACAAGGTTCAGGATATGCGGATCAGATTCCAACGAGAAAACCCCAACGAAACCAGGAAACTTCAAATTTCCATATTTTGTCATATGTTTAACGACAATCTTTCTGAGGTTTATTGATTTGAACTCAGCTTTAGTTGGTTCAATGTTAAGCAAATTTCTTGCAAGTTCATTCAAGTTGAATTTGAAAGCTTCATAGAAATCTTCATCACCTTTGAAATTTTTGCACTCAGGACAAAGATAGTGATTTTGGTTTTTATGACTTCTTATCAAAACGGGGGAAAGAGTTTTGAAGATAGCGAATGAACCTTTTATTTCCCTTTTCTCCACAAATCTCATATGTGAAACCTCAAAACCCCGATTGAAGATATTGACATGTTTATTTTTGACGAGGTAGTTATAAACATAGATTTCATATTCTAACTCAAAAGAACTGAACTTAAACTCAATTGGCTTCATAAAGAATATCTTATCATTCTCAACCTTCATCTCATTCCCGAAGGAAACTGCAAATGTGTATGGCTTAACGGTTCTTCTATTAAACATCAGCTCATATTGAATTTTTGATTCACTCTCAATGGCACTTTTGATAATTGACATGAATCCAGGTCTGTAATCAACAGGTAGATAAATTCCCCCTTCGTTTGAAGCCTCAGTTATGAAGGTAACATCAAGCATAAATTATCCCTTCATATCTATGATTTCGGAATAAATTTAAGTTAAGATTTACAAACTTTCAAGCTTTTTCGCATGAAAACTCAATCCAATTTCGGGCAAACGGGTTTAATCCCGGGCTTTTCTCCTGAACCTGTGCGATGATCGTTCTAACTGCTAATTTAAGGGCGTCGCTTTTTTGTTTAAGTGTAAAGTCGTCTGAATTTTCCATATCAATGAAAACTCCCTTTACAAAGGCATCGTATTCACAAATTGCGAGCATTGCCCTTTCACTCAGCTCAACCCTGACGGTATTAATTTCATTTACAATAAATCCAGCATTAGTAAGTTTTTCTTTGTAATCATCAATGGATAAAATTTCAAATGATGGTGCATTTTTATCTCTTTTCCCACCGAGCGTTTGAAAAGCGATGAGCTTAAGCATCCCCCAAAACTTAAGTGTATCAGGTGTGTAGGATTCTTTTGTAAAGGTGCTGTTTATAAAAAGTTTTCCATTTGCTTTTAGGATTCCAGCTATTGCCTTGAGGGCATCCATCTTCGCTTTATCAGATGGTATTTCATGAATCGCATTGCAAAAATAAACCACATCAACACTTTGAGGTGTGATCAAATTTAAAAGATCTTGAGCGAAACACTCGTGAAATTCAACTTCTGTTTCCCCAGTTGATCTCACTTTGTCAGAAGCTATTTTAATTGCTGCTGGATTGGGGTCTACCCCAATTATTTTACATCTCTTGCCTTGGAGTTTTTCAAGCAAAATGGAAGTTATTAAACCAGTTCCACAGGCGACATCAACTATTGTCAATCCATTGGAAGACAAAATTTTACCCACAGGAAGAGTTCTATCAATGAACTGTAAATTAACATTATAATATTCTTCCTGCTGGCTAAAAAGATCAAAATTAAAATAAAGCCTTTCCTCTGAGATATTCATGTTTTATTTCCTCTAAGTTTATTAAAAAATTAATTAAACGCCGTCCATTTCAATTAACTCTTCCCCCTCAAAATAACTGAAGGTAAGAAACGGGTTTCAGAATTAATCAATCTTCAAAATTTTTTGAAAATCTTTTCTCTTCAAACTCACCACCAAATTCATAAGGTATTGCATACCCATACCAGTCCAGTTTGGACTTCTTTATGAGGGAAAGAACATGTTTTTTCGTTTTTTTCTGCACTTCAATTACTCCCTCCGCCTTTTCAAAAGCGCTTGGCAGAGGTTCACCTGGGAAAAGAAACTTTAACATTGCAACGATCATTTTTTCGTCTTGCCCGAGCATAGCCAAAATTCCTTTAATTTTTCTGCTTTAATTTACAAACAAAGTTAAAACAAGGCAAATTAAAAGTTCAAAACCCACAAAGCACAGACAAAATTATATTTGTTTTTTAAACATAATTTTTTTATCATTATTTTTGATAAAATTTTAATTGCCAAAGGCAATGCTTAAAAAGAATAAAATTCAGGTTTTCACGCCTGAGTTAGTTTTTGAAGGAAACAATAAAAAATTTTATACCTCTGAAGAAGAAAATTGCTTGATAATGAAATTTAAAGATTCAATTGTTTTGCGAAACGGGACTGTTTTCAAAATGAAAGGACAAGGAGAATTGAGAAACAAAATTTCAACCATTATTTTTGAATATCTGCGAAATTTTAACATACTCACACACTACATAAAACCCGTTGACGAAAGCTCAATGCTCGTAAGAAAACTTAACATGATACCTATAAAGGTCGTCGTAAGAAACATAGCTGCTGGAAATTTTTGCGATAGATTTGGAATTGAGAAGGGGACATTGCT from Candidatus Kryptobacter tengchongensis encodes:
- a CDS encoding CRISPR-associated endoribonuclease Cas6 → MLDVTFITEASNEGGIYLPVDYRPGFMSIIKSAIESESKIQYELMFNRRTVKPYTFAVSFGNEMKVENDKIFFMKPIEFKFSSFELEYEIYVYNYLVKNKHVNIFNRGFEVSHMRFVEKREIKGSFAIFKTLSPVLIRSHKNQNHYLCPECKNFKGDEDFYEAFKFNLNELARNLLNIEPTKAEFKSINLRKIVVKHMTKYGNLKFPGFVGVFSLESDPHILNLVNKAGLGSRRGEGFGMVDLYKGT
- a CDS encoding Ubiquinone/menaquinone biosynthesis C-methylase UbiE; protein product: MNISEERLYFNFDLFSQQEEYYNVNLQFIDRTLPVGKILSSNGLTIVDVACGTGLITSILLEKLQGKRCKIIGVDPNPAAIKIASDKVRSTGETEVEFHECFAQDLLNLITPQSVDVVYFCNAIHEIPSDKAKMDALKAIAGILKANGKLFINSTFTKESYTPDTLKFWGMLKLIAFQTLGGKRDKNAPSFEILSIDDYKEKLTNAGFIVNEINTVRVELSERAMLAICEYDAFVKGVFIDMENSDDFTLKQKSDALKLAVRTIIAQVQEKSPGLNPFARNWIEFSCEKA